The proteins below are encoded in one region of Bacillus vallismortis:
- a CDS encoding phage tail family protein, translating into MLDLYIDFNDGKGERELTSLLPRFSVRSFTPDSPNIERETTTIPRINGLVLPQHPRDVVYKERSVKVEFLLDSIIAETFYQNRHELYALLVQPFPYYISTDLLPNRRFLVTCDGNFSIQKDKQKNHATFTVEFTDILGLAESKFTSSTAQNFSREHWSSGMGILMRDDLEYHFKNKKRFSIYNPGDAIVNTLQHNYNVTLWVKGKNVTIVNHTNGEKLKIEQELKRSQKVSFIKQYTVINDKRIKTSGRLPSLDIGWNEFEIQNSNVFEIKFDAHFYYK; encoded by the coding sequence ATGCTTGATCTATATATAGATTTTAACGATGGAAAGGGGGAACGAGAGCTGACAAGCTTGCTCCCTCGTTTTAGTGTGAGGAGTTTTACACCCGACTCTCCCAATATTGAGCGAGAAACAACAACGATCCCGAGGATAAACGGCTTAGTCTTGCCGCAGCATCCTCGGGACGTTGTGTATAAAGAGCGCAGTGTCAAAGTTGAATTTCTTCTTGATTCAATTATCGCAGAGACATTCTATCAGAACCGGCATGAGCTTTATGCCTTGTTAGTGCAACCGTTTCCCTATTACATTTCAACAGACTTGCTCCCAAACCGTCGTTTTCTGGTTACTTGTGATGGGAACTTCTCTATCCAGAAAGATAAACAGAAAAACCATGCAACATTCACAGTAGAGTTTACAGACATTCTTGGACTGGCTGAATCTAAATTCACATCGTCTACAGCTCAAAACTTTTCTAGAGAGCATTGGAGTTCTGGCATGGGAATCTTAATGAGAGATGATCTTGAATATCACTTCAAAAACAAAAAGAGATTCAGTATTTATAATCCGGGTGATGCCATAGTCAATACTTTGCAGCATAACTACAACGTTACCCTTTGGGTAAAGGGCAAGAATGTCACAATAGTGAATCACACGAACGGTGAAAAGCTAAAGATTGAACAAGAGCTTAAACGATCACAGAAGGTGTCGTTCATCAAACAATATACAGTGATTAATGATAAAAGAATTAAAACCTCTGGTCGGCTTCCGTCCTTAGATATTGGATGGAACGAGTTTGAAATACAAAACTCGAATGTTTTTGAAATTAAATTCGATGCCCATTTTTATTATAAGTAA
- a CDS encoding phage tail tape measure protein — MSKDIKVKLYSNSSQFNTEMRGIAVQMKNNKSEFEKNRTAVGVWGNQLKTAQVTARTLSQQLEQHKQKVKALERAYADAAIKKGKDAKETQALARRLNNATAQMNRTQHALKETTQKIKEMESASKRAAARIRQMGQRMNSVGGTMRSVGSSVAMTSGVAFGGLVLTFRDAIQTGMEFEKQMSKVKAISGGTASEVAKLKEQAKELGATTAFTASQAADAQGFLAMAGFKVNEIYDAMPGMLSLAAAGQLELGAAADITSNIMTAFALKAKESGHASDVIAYAASNANTNVEQMGEAMKFLAPNAHSLGWGMEESAAAVMAFGDAGLQGTLAGQAFGTSLTRLAAPSKKAAKEIERLGLNFFDAAGNMKSMPEVIAEMEKGMKGMTKEQQTATLKTIVGAEAYKHWTILLEKGSKALGDNTKALEKSDGAAKKMADTMLDNAQGSIVAFQSALEGAKIKLTVNLLPALGDLAEKGTEIISVFNNMDSSTVQTIAKTALLATGVLGVTTAVATLTAGIGALLAFTGPVGLAIVGGTALLGGITVATYAYNEELKNQKKKQEEAREAALLYGEGVSKATQKSAAAYVDLREKAELQLFELSRVSGEEADKMASKLVSTYSQMRDSLIKELEGLKKDALVVLKGLFEDTDENTKKQGEKITDKMVGAIDKDMQEAREKVKQLEQLQKDTGLVSSKMNESQKAKFNEILSYFEQSTSKFAANQKEAIAMQKAFSEQQGKLSFKQAKQYNDDIKKIYEDGQKAAKKDLDYRNDVIEKLYAQGYIDAEKRNTLLSKSTADYDKALAKNTAAYEKNSSALFSKMSRDGQLLDLETGKALKRQDEYISNSMGIMVKTEESESAYQERWANKQIEFLQSLGKSKEEAIATTQQALQEFYQGVGMTEGEARAEASKVVSAVEDEMNKPGNTQAAGQKVVRDFASGLKQAKPAVIGEGTVLQQALNNSLKSDTATPNQAGKSKGNAFKSGLNSTKNSNVQSGSVLRQAVLSELNKGGGQANSAGQNKGNKHKAGLNSTKGANTSAADSLSSTVTVSLAKTTDGGGGKKAGKELASGVNSQKGSANAAGKNVSNSAKTGLKSAKTNSVGQDFVTGFINGMGSKNGSLFSTAWNLGKTALSALKKSIDSHSPSKLTKSEGHNFSDGFAIGIQNKTELAKKSAVSMAQSTMNSFKQELSQMAFDIKGAADQLTSMKSELVVRNEVDTPSLNQKLDALITLLSKGLTGDGGGSAGMAQAPVVIYPAPVQIDGQHVANILFEKGDGKILDQKSADRYNQSAYKGGVRG; from the coding sequence TTGAGCAAGGATATTAAAGTCAAACTGTATTCCAATTCATCACAGTTTAATACTGAAATGCGTGGTATAGCTGTTCAGATGAAAAATAACAAATCTGAGTTTGAAAAGAACCGTACAGCAGTTGGCGTATGGGGGAATCAGTTAAAGACTGCCCAAGTAACAGCTCGGACTCTTAGCCAACAGCTTGAGCAGCATAAACAAAAAGTAAAAGCCCTTGAAAGAGCTTATGCAGATGCAGCAATCAAAAAAGGGAAGGATGCAAAAGAGACACAAGCTCTTGCACGCCGACTGAACAATGCGACTGCACAGATGAATAGAACGCAACATGCCTTGAAGGAAACGACTCAGAAGATAAAAGAGATGGAGAGTGCATCAAAAAGAGCTGCGGCGCGAATCAGACAGATGGGGCAGCGCATGAATTCTGTTGGCGGTACGATGCGCTCTGTGGGATCATCGGTTGCAATGACGTCGGGCGTGGCCTTCGGTGGTTTAGTTTTGACATTCAGAGACGCCATACAAACCGGTATGGAATTTGAAAAGCAAATGAGCAAGGTAAAAGCGATCTCCGGCGGAACAGCGTCAGAGGTAGCCAAATTGAAAGAGCAAGCGAAAGAGCTCGGTGCAACCACTGCCTTTACAGCGAGTCAGGCGGCGGATGCACAGGGCTTTTTAGCGATGGCTGGATTCAAAGTAAATGAAATTTACGATGCGATGCCGGGCATGCTCAGTCTTGCGGCTGCTGGTCAGTTAGAGCTCGGTGCTGCGGCAGATATTACATCAAATATCATGACTGCATTTGCTCTAAAAGCTAAAGAATCAGGTCATGCATCGGATGTCATTGCGTATGCGGCTTCTAATGCAAACACAAATGTAGAGCAGATGGGGGAAGCCATGAAATTCTTGGCGCCTAATGCTCATTCACTTGGATGGGGCATGGAGGAATCAGCTGCCGCAGTTATGGCCTTTGGTGATGCTGGTCTTCAAGGGACATTAGCAGGACAAGCATTTGGTACATCTTTGACTCGCCTTGCAGCGCCTTCCAAAAAGGCAGCTAAAGAAATAGAAAGGCTAGGTCTTAATTTCTTTGATGCTGCTGGGAATATGAAGAGCATGCCTGAAGTAATTGCTGAGATGGAAAAAGGTATGAAGGGCATGACGAAAGAGCAACAGACTGCTACGCTGAAAACAATCGTAGGAGCCGAGGCGTATAAACATTGGACAATACTTCTTGAAAAAGGATCGAAAGCCCTCGGAGATAATACAAAAGCCCTTGAAAAGTCAGATGGTGCAGCCAAGAAAATGGCTGATACTATGCTTGATAATGCACAAGGCAGCATTGTTGCTTTTCAGTCTGCGCTTGAAGGTGCAAAGATCAAACTAACTGTAAATCTTCTGCCGGCGCTTGGTGATCTGGCCGAAAAAGGAACAGAGATTATATCTGTTTTTAATAATATGGATTCCAGCACAGTTCAAACCATTGCCAAAACTGCTCTTCTTGCCACTGGAGTTCTAGGCGTAACAACAGCCGTTGCGACGTTAACAGCTGGAATAGGAGCTCTTCTAGCATTTACCGGTCCTGTTGGCCTTGCTATTGTCGGTGGAACTGCCCTTCTCGGAGGAATCACTGTTGCCACTTATGCTTACAATGAAGAATTAAAGAATCAAAAGAAGAAGCAGGAAGAGGCACGGGAAGCCGCATTGCTTTACGGTGAAGGGGTTTCTAAAGCAACTCAAAAATCAGCGGCGGCTTATGTTGATTTGAGAGAAAAAGCTGAACTTCAATTATTTGAATTGAGCCGGGTTTCTGGTGAAGAAGCTGACAAAATGGCTTCTAAACTTGTAAGCACTTATTCTCAAATGCGTGACAGTCTAATCAAGGAGCTTGAGGGATTAAAGAAAGATGCATTGGTTGTTCTCAAAGGGTTATTTGAAGATACAGACGAGAATACCAAGAAACAAGGCGAAAAGATCACAGATAAGATGGTCGGCGCTATTGATAAGGACATGCAGGAAGCTCGGGAAAAGGTAAAACAATTAGAACAGCTACAGAAGGACACGGGTCTTGTATCCTCAAAAATGAATGAATCGCAAAAGGCTAAATTCAACGAGATTCTTTCATACTTTGAGCAATCTACAAGTAAGTTCGCGGCCAATCAAAAAGAAGCTATCGCCATGCAAAAAGCTTTTTCTGAGCAACAAGGGAAACTATCATTCAAACAGGCGAAACAGTACAACGATGATATCAAGAAGATTTATGAAGATGGACAAAAAGCAGCCAAAAAGGATTTGGATTATCGGAATGATGTCATTGAAAAACTTTATGCACAGGGCTATATTGACGCAGAAAAACGCAATACTTTGCTCAGTAAGAGCACAGCTGATTATGACAAGGCTTTAGCAAAAAACACAGCTGCTTATGAAAAGAATTCAAGTGCTCTCTTCTCAAAAATGTCGAGAGACGGACAACTATTAGATTTAGAGACTGGAAAAGCATTAAAGCGACAAGATGAATATATTTCTAACTCAATGGGGATTATGGTCAAAACTGAGGAATCTGAATCCGCCTATCAAGAACGTTGGGCCAATAAACAGATTGAGTTTCTCCAAAGTCTAGGTAAAAGCAAAGAAGAAGCCATTGCCACGACACAGCAGGCACTTCAAGAGTTTTATCAAGGCGTGGGGATGACAGAAGGCGAAGCGCGGGCAGAAGCAAGCAAAGTCGTCTCTGCTGTTGAAGATGAAATGAATAAGCCGGGTAACACGCAAGCTGCCGGTCAAAAGGTGGTCCGTGACTTTGCCAGTGGCTTAAAACAAGCAAAGCCGGCTGTCATTGGAGAAGGAACCGTTTTACAACAGGCTTTGAATAATTCATTGAAGTCTGATACTGCTACACCTAACCAAGCCGGTAAGTCTAAAGGGAACGCATTCAAATCAGGTTTAAATTCCACGAAAAACTCTAATGTTCAAAGTGGATCGGTCTTGCGTCAGGCTGTGCTGAGTGAGCTCAACAAAGGCGGCGGGCAGGCCAATTCAGCAGGGCAGAATAAGGGGAATAAACATAAAGCTGGTTTAAATTCCACTAAAGGTGCCAATACTTCCGCGGCCGACTCGCTTAGTTCAACGGTCACAGTCTCTTTAGCCAAAACCACAGATGGAGGCGGAGGGAAAAAGGCAGGGAAAGAGTTAGCAAGTGGAGTAAACAGCCAAAAAGGAAGTGCGAATGCTGCTGGTAAAAACGTCTCAAATAGCGCGAAAACAGGTTTGAAAAGCGCGAAAACAAACAGTGTAGGCCAAGACTTTGTAACGGGATTTATAAACGGCATGGGTTCAAAAAATGGCTCCCTTTTCAGCACTGCTTGGAATCTCGGTAAAACTGCATTAAGCGCATTGAAGAAATCCATTGACTCTCATTCTCCGTCAAAACTGACAAAATCAGAAGGTCATAACTTCTCTGATGGTTTTGCCATTGGGATTCAGAATAAAACAGAATTAGCGAAGAAAAGTGCTGTTTCCATGGCTCAAAGTACCATGAATTCATTTAAACAGGAACTTAGCCAGATGGCTTTTGACATAAAGGGCGCGGCCGATCAGCTGACTTCCATGAAATCGGAACTTGTGGTCAGAAATGAAGTGGATACCCCATCGTTAAACCAAAAGCTTGATGCTTTGATCACGCTTTTATCCAAGGGACTTACAGGTGATGGAGGAGGAAGCGCAGGAATGGCACAAGCTCCAGTTGTCATTTATCCTGCACCTGTTCAAATAGATGGTCAGCATGTTGCAAATATCCTGTTTGAAAAAGGAGATGGGAAAATTCTTGATCAAAAGAGCGCGGACCGTTACAACCAAAGTGCCTATAAAGGTGGGGTGAGAGGTTAA
- a CDS encoding HK97-gp10 family putative phage morphogenesis protein, with translation MANMDIDGLDDLTRYFEKIGENVEKVEPVALKAGGETIAERQRDHVNRSDKQQPHMQDNITVSNVRESKDGEKFVSVGPNKKVAYRARFLEWGTSKMPPHPFIEKGGEEGEASAVDVMQRILTAPIK, from the coding sequence ATGGCTAATATGGACATTGACGGCCTTGATGATTTAACACGGTATTTTGAAAAAATCGGTGAAAATGTTGAAAAGGTTGAACCTGTAGCATTGAAGGCCGGCGGTGAAACTATTGCTGAACGGCAGCGCGACCATGTTAACCGAAGTGATAAACAACAGCCTCATATGCAGGACAATATTACAGTCTCTAATGTAAGAGAATCCAAGGACGGAGAGAAATTTGTTTCTGTTGGTCCGAATAAAAAAGTCGCTTATCGTGCCAGATTTTTAGAATGGGGCACTTCAAAAATGCCGCCGCATCCCTTTATTGAAAAAGGCGGAGAAGAAGGGGAGGCAAGCGCTGTTGATGTTATGCAGAGAATCCTTACAGCGCCGATCAAATGA
- a CDS encoding phage head closure protein, with amino-acid sequence MKKKISELRHRLTFQKKESIQDEELNWNEEYIDLFTVWGAIEGFSSLGNNESVIAGARGVKSLKKITIRYRDDVQQDMRIVKCVGRDKKDEPVFRTFDVLDFNDPEDNKEELEIMCQEVGLNG; translated from the coding sequence ATGAAGAAGAAAATCAGCGAACTCCGGCACAGACTGACCTTTCAAAAGAAGGAGTCGATACAGGATGAAGAGCTGAATTGGAATGAGGAATATATTGATCTTTTCACTGTATGGGGAGCGATAGAAGGATTTAGTTCTCTCGGAAACAATGAATCTGTTATCGCGGGAGCAAGGGGAGTCAAATCACTAAAAAAAATCACCATACGTTATCGAGACGACGTTCAACAAGATATGAGAATTGTGAAGTGTGTCGGCCGAGATAAAAAGGATGAACCGGTGTTCCGCACGTTTGATGTATTAGATTTTAATGATCCCGAGGATAACAAGGAAGAGCTTGAGATCATGTGTCAGGAGGTTGGTTTGAATGGCTAA
- a CDS encoding head-tail connector protein, with amino-acid sequence MELLSAVKHYLKVEHDADDHLLTQYITAAKSYIVNAIGRYTEGHAQFEVVLQMLVAHWYENRGMYESGTTGSSIPFTVEHLLTQLRYTSEGEQDHEEENQRTPAQTDLSKEGVDTG; translated from the coding sequence ATGGAGTTATTAAGCGCCGTCAAACACTATTTAAAAGTGGAGCATGATGCAGATGATCATTTGCTTACACAATACATTACCGCAGCCAAAAGTTATATCGTGAATGCAATCGGTAGATACACGGAAGGGCACGCACAGTTTGAAGTCGTGCTTCAAATGTTGGTTGCACACTGGTATGAAAATAGAGGGATGTATGAGTCAGGGACAACCGGCTCATCCATCCCTTTTACTGTTGAGCATTTATTGACTCAATTACGTTATACATCCGAAGGAGAGCAAGATCATGAAGAAGAAAATCAGCGAACTCCGGCACAGACTGACCTTTCAAAAGAAGGAGTCGATACAGGATGA
- the gpG gene encoding phage tail assembly chaperone G: MEALTITLKIDGKDKKFVTPDFISGKLFRSAAAIAEDFESNDTDRLFTEKQNEFVCNVFGNKFTLDQFEEGIDSRLAGRTIYATATYVLGNITEASALLNPDQNADGEEPGE; encoded by the coding sequence ATGGAAGCTTTAACAATCACTCTAAAAATTGACGGGAAAGACAAAAAGTTCGTGACACCAGACTTCATTTCCGGAAAGTTGTTTCGTAGTGCTGCGGCTATTGCGGAAGACTTTGAATCTAACGATACTGACAGGCTGTTTACTGAAAAACAAAATGAATTTGTCTGTAATGTATTCGGAAATAAATTCACGCTTGATCAATTTGAAGAGGGAATCGATTCCCGACTAGCTGGAAGAACAATTTATGCTACTGCAACTTATGTCTTAGGAAACATAACTGAAGCCAGTGCATTATTAAATCCGGATCAGAATGCAGATGGTGAAGAACCGGGGGAGTAA
- a CDS encoding collagen-like protein, with amino-acid sequence MAEDYLYESGGVKTSSEKGADGKAITPVYLKENSEDNPVYVKGLKGDPGPQGPQGETGPQGPQGEKGETGPQGPKGDKGDTGEQGPQGEAGPQGPKGEKGDPAVIADGSITHEMLLEKSVRSKNIGTGSVMMDHLNAEVKAVFDKLQNQIDELKNEVETLKGTDEAPQE; translated from the coding sequence GAGAGTGGCGGAGTAAAAACATCATCAGAAAAGGGGGCTGACGGTAAAGCAATCACACCTGTTTATCTAAAAGAAAACAGTGAGGATAACCCTGTCTATGTGAAAGGATTAAAAGGTGACCCGGGCCCTCAAGGACCACAAGGGGAAACCGGACCACAGGGCCCTCAAGGTGAAAAAGGAGAAACTGGTCCTCAAGGTCCGAAAGGCGATAAGGGAGACACAGGAGAACAAGGGCCTCAAGGGGAAGCAGGACCACAGGGGCCAAAGGGAGAAAAGGGCGATCCAGCTGTAATTGCAGATGGCTCTATTACTCACGAAATGCTGCTGGAAAAGTCGGTTCGTAGCAAAAATATTGGCACGGGAAGTGTCATGATGGATCACTTGAATGCAGAGGTGAAGGCAGTATTTGACAAGCTGCAAAACCAAATTGATGAACTAAAAAATGAAGTGGAAACTCTCAAAGGAACAGATGAAGCGCCACAAGAGTGA
- a CDS encoding DUF3168 domain-containing protein produces MDPVSELVKTLTSSSQLSELVTGGIHNLTANDVNAFPRVVFYELKDADAGYADNKAYCFEVRFQISIFTQSSTRKFEKPIANEIDKLMRSIGYGRYDSQPLYEEDTKVYHKAMRYVKGYFKEE; encoded by the coding sequence ATGGACCCGGTTAGTGAATTGGTCAAAACTCTTACGTCCAGTTCTCAATTGAGTGAATTAGTAACGGGCGGCATTCATAATCTCACCGCAAATGATGTGAATGCTTTTCCGAGAGTCGTATTTTATGAGCTTAAAGATGCCGATGCCGGTTATGCAGATAACAAAGCATACTGCTTTGAAGTGCGGTTTCAGATTAGTATATTCACTCAGTCAAGTACGCGGAAATTTGAAAAGCCGATTGCTAATGAAATAGATAAGTTAATGCGTTCAATCGGTTATGGCCGTTATGATTCGCAACCATTGTACGAAGAAGACACAAAAGTCTATCACAAAGCAATGAGATACGTGAAAGGCTATTTTAAGGAGGAATAA
- a CDS encoding major tail protein: protein MSGRVLTGLDMFHIAEVLKDTKSELEFSDPEELPGAVSMKLDPKSETETFYADNGAYAQLSSLGDIDGEMEVADLPLDMQARIFGKTVENGIHFSSADDRPLEIALGFRAKISTGGYRYYWALKGKPELVPVEHKTEEGKPSPQSTQVKIKFSPLTNVKKGKRRWEAKAEEGNGINADTWFRQVVYNEDSFTSGGNDEVVDVGK, encoded by the coding sequence ATGTCAGGAAGAGTCTTAACTGGATTGGACATGTTCCATATCGCAGAAGTATTGAAAGATACAAAAAGTGAACTTGAATTTTCAGATCCAGAGGAATTACCAGGCGCAGTTAGTATGAAACTTGATCCAAAGTCTGAAACAGAAACTTTCTACGCGGATAACGGTGCGTATGCACAGTTAAGCAGCTTAGGAGACATTGACGGGGAAATGGAAGTCGCAGATTTACCCCTTGATATGCAGGCGAGGATTTTCGGGAAAACGGTTGAAAATGGCATTCATTTCTCTAGTGCAGATGACAGGCCGCTAGAGATTGCACTGGGTTTCCGCGCTAAAATTTCAACTGGTGGGTACCGTTACTATTGGGCCTTAAAAGGGAAGCCTGAACTGGTACCAGTTGAACATAAAACGGAAGAAGGAAAACCGTCACCACAATCTACTCAAGTGAAAATTAAATTTAGTCCACTGACAAATGTGAAAAAAGGAAAGAGAAGATGGGAAGCCAAAGCCGAAGAAGGAAACGGCATTAATGCCGATACTTGGTTCAGACAAGTTGTCTATAACGAAGATAGTTTTACTTCTGGCGGAAATGATGAAGTTGTTGACGTTGGTAAATAA